The Glaciimonas sp. PCH181 nucleotide sequence CCGGGACCGGGCACACTGATGCCATCAGGGTTATCCAGCAAATCGGCATAGGCGGGAGTATTTTCTTTGTAACGCAAGGACGGTACGGCGCGGTTGCCCAGAGCGGTCAACGTTGGGCCACCTAATTGCACGGCCAGATTATTCGGTGGTCCATAGGCGGATTTTGGGTCATGGCAGGTGGCGCACGACATTTTTCCAGATCCGGACAGGGTAGCGTCAAAAAACATTTGTTTGCCGACCTGTGCTGCAAGGCTTAGCGCGACTTGGGGGGGCACTGGCGGGGTCACAGCGGCACTACTGTCGCCGCCACCACTGCAAGCTGACAGGCTCAACACTATTGAGGCGACCACACTCCCAAGACATACCCGGGTAAACATGCTTCGTTGAATCAAAGGACTGCTCCCAAAATACTGAAAACGAATGCTGCAAAAGCGTTTGCTTTCACAGCATTCCGAGAAATAGAAACTGCCTCGGAATAAGCTGCGTTCCGAGGCAATCTGATTATTTCTTTATTGCCCAAACGTTCGCTTGGGTTGCATCCGGACCGACTTGCGCTGGTACGCTCACGTCAGCCGATTGTTTGCCTGTATAGGTCGCAGGCGCTACAAACGCGTGGTTGATCGGACGCACAGAATCGAAATGGGTATCGGCGCTGCCCGCATATTCCGGCAAGTTCAGAATGTTGGCAGCAACAAAATTCTCCGAATATTTCGAACGATTCATGTAGGAGCCGTCCACTGCCGGGTCTGCCAGTTGGAACATATCCTGCAAAGTACGGACGAACGAGAAGTGACTGTACGCATCGCTATCCGAAATACCTGTCGGTGCGTTAGTCTGATTGGTCAGAATACCGAAAACGCTTTCGCCGTGACCGCGATTACCCTTGGTGTAGGAAACAACGGTGCTATCTACAGACCAGGTGCCATCAGGATTTTGCTTCAACGGATTTGCGACCGTACTATTCGCTGGATTCCAGCCGCAGCAAGAATTGAAACCGGCAGTCGCGTTACCTTCGTCAAACATCAAGACGATAGCGACACGTTTTTGCGGATTTTTCCAGATTGGCGATCCTTCGATCTTTTTAACCACGCTATCAACGTAGTTGTCGCCACGGGTAATGATCGCGCCGCCAGTGGCAACCGCCACGTTATTCGCAACGCTGCTGCAATCGCTGGCTGTCACCAACGCTGGATTGCTGCCGACAGTGCCTTTGACGGTGATACCGTGCATGTCATCACATTGATCCGGAACCACAAAGTTCAGCGTACCGATATTGCCGCTGACCAAATCCGTGCTCAGTTGGTCATAGTCGTAACCCGCTGGAATCGTGTAATCCAGACTATTTTTCAGGTTTGCATCCCATTGACCGCCGCCCAGCGTACGATTGCTGTAATTAAATTCAGGCGCGCTACGAACGTTCTGATACGCCATACCAGGATGATGCTTGGTGCGATACAACTGTGCAGGCAATGGCAGATTCAGACCCGTTGTGCCGACCGCTGCTGCGTTACCGCCCAGCGTGCCCGGTGCATAGACATGATCCTGCGCGACAACGGCAGCATCAGCCACGCTGTCGATACGGAAATCTTGACCCGGATTCATCGATTCGCTATATGTGCGCCATGTCAGACCGACAGACGTCAACGCATTAAACAGATTAGGACGACCAACGATGTTGTGCGAAGCGCCGCCTGTGGCGCAATTGGTTGGTGCAACTGGATTAGCGACAAACGGGGACTTAGCCAGGCCCGGTTGTGTGTTATCCGGCAACGGCAAATCTTGTGGTGCATTGGCGCCTGTAGCGGCACAGTTCCATTGATTGTCGTCGGTGATACCAAAATCGTCCGCGCCGCCCAGTGCAGTGTAGTTCGGCTCACTTGGGTTACCAGTAGCGTAATAGCTAGTCAACTGGTTACCGGCTTTCAGGTAAGCATTGATTTTTGGCGCGTAGGCTGAATTCAGGATCGATGACGATGCTTTGTTTTCCAGCATCACGATAAAGATATGGTCGTAACGTGGAATACCTTCCACATTGAATGCCGCCTGTTGCGATTGCAAGAAAGTAATCGGGGTACGGGTATCTGTCGTCGTCGCTGTTGCAGCGGTAACGTTAGTCATCCCTTTCAGGCGTGGATCGCCACCCGGAACAGCCAGTGCATCAGGGAACAAATCACCGCGATCAAGCTTGGTAATCGCAAAAGCAAAGCGATTAGCCAATGCGTTCGATTCGCTGATCATCGCTTGCTGGGGTGCACCGGTAACGCTGTTGATATCGCTCAGAATGCTAGTCACCGGCACGCCAATACGCGTCGCCAGATTTTGCTTTTCGGTCGCATAAGTGCTGTTATTGGCTTCGATCTGACGCGCGACTTCTGAAGACAGCGGGCTGATTACAATCGCGCTACCTTGTTCAGTTACCTGCGCTAGCGGGGCACGAAATACAGTACGGCTGCTGACCTTCACGCCGGTTGCAGTATTGATCGCAGTGGTACCGGTATCAACGAGTAGCGGTTGCAAGGATGCACTATTGAAAGTGAAATTTCCTTTAGCGTCGGTCAATACAGGATGTTCGGCAGGATCGCACTTACCGTTGTTATTGGCATCCACACACACCATCGCGCCTTGATAATACCCGGCCGCAAATGTTGGATCTGTCTTACTACCAGACTTAAACGCAGTGGCAGTAACAACACCGCTCATCTGCACCGCGCCAGTGCCGATGTTGCCATCGCTTCCGCCACCACCGCCACAGCCTGCCAGTACCGCTGCAGCCGCAAGCATGGTTAAAGATAGATTAAACGCCTTTTGTTTCGCAATTATCATGAATACCCCCTTAAAAATACAGTTGTGCTTGCCATAACTGAACGAAGCGCATTCTGACATTTCCAAAATGGACATTTATGAAGATTTGATG carries:
- a CDS encoding phosphoesterase; protein product: MIIAKQKAFNLSLTMLAAAAVLAGCGGGGGSDGNIGTGAVQMSGVVTATAFKSGSKTDPTFAAGYYQGAMVCVDANNNGKCDPAEHPVLTDAKGNFTFNSASLQPLLVDTGTTAINTATGVKVSSRTVFRAPLAQVTEQGSAIVISPLSSEVARQIEANNSTYATEKQNLATRIGVPVTSILSDINSVTGAPQQAMISESNALANRFAFAITKLDRGDLFPDALAVPGGDPRLKGMTNVTAATATTTDTRTPITFLQSQQAAFNVEGIPRYDHIFIVMLENKASSSILNSAYAPKINAYLKAGNQLTSYYATGNPSEPNYTALGGADDFGITDDNQWNCAATGANAPQDLPLPDNTQPGLAKSPFVANPVAPTNCATGGASHNIVGRPNLFNALTSVGLTWRTYSESMNPGQDFRIDSVADAAVVAQDHVYAPGTLGGNAAAVGTTGLNLPLPAQLYRTKHHPGMAYQNVRSAPEFNYSNRTLGGGQWDANLKNSLDYTIPAGYDYDQLSTDLVSGNIGTLNFVVPDQCDDMHGITVKGTVGSNPALVTASDCSSVANNVAVATGGAIITRGDNYVDSVVKKIEGSPIWKNPQKRVAIVLMFDEGNATAGFNSCCGWNPANSTVANPLKQNPDGTWSVDSTVVSYTKGNRGHGESVFGILTNQTNAPTGISDSDAYSHFSFVRTLQDMFQLADPAVDGSYMNRSKYSENFVAANILNLPEYAGSADTHFDSVRPINHAFVAPATYTGKQSADVSVPAQVGPDATQANVWAIKK